One part of the Streptomyces ferrugineus genome encodes these proteins:
- a CDS encoding M20/M25/M40 family metallo-hydrolase: protein MADEQALDEVVTFTSDLIRIDTTNRGGGDCRERPAAEYAAARLAEAGLEPTLLERTKGRTNVVARFEGTDPSADALLVHGHLDVVPAQADEWSVHPFSGEIRDGVVWGRGAVDMKNMDAMILAVVRAWVREGVRPRRDVVIAFTADEEASAEDGSGFLADRHAGLFEGCTEGISESGAFTVHDGSGRQLYPLSAGERGTGWMKLTARGRAAHGSRPNRENAVTRLAAAVTRIGAHEWPIRLTPTVRAALTELAALYGLDADLDDVDGLLQKLGPVAKLVEATVRNSANPTMLEAGYKVNVIPGQAVAYVDGRYLPGFEDEFRATMDRLTGPDVDWEFHHHEVALQSPVDSPTYARMRAAVEEFAPEGHVVPYCTPGGTDAKQFSRLGITGYGFSPLKLPEGYDYGAMFHGVDERVPVEALHFGVRVLDRFLRTA from the coding sequence ATGGCTGACGAGCAGGCACTGGACGAGGTCGTCACGTTCACGTCCGACCTCATCCGCATCGACACGACCAACCGCGGCGGCGGCGACTGCCGGGAGCGCCCCGCCGCCGAGTACGCCGCCGCCCGGCTGGCCGAGGCCGGCCTGGAGCCCACCCTGCTGGAGCGCACCAAGGGCCGTACGAACGTCGTCGCCCGCTTCGAGGGCACCGACCCGTCGGCGGACGCGCTGCTCGTGCACGGCCATCTGGACGTGGTGCCCGCGCAGGCCGACGAGTGGAGCGTGCACCCCTTCTCGGGGGAGATCCGCGACGGCGTGGTGTGGGGGCGCGGCGCGGTCGACATGAAGAACATGGACGCGATGATCCTGGCCGTCGTCCGGGCCTGGGTCCGCGAGGGCGTACGGCCCCGGCGGGACGTCGTGATCGCGTTCACCGCCGACGAGGAGGCCAGCGCCGAGGACGGCTCCGGGTTCCTCGCCGACCGGCACGCGGGGCTGTTCGAGGGCTGTACCGAGGGCATCAGCGAGTCCGGCGCCTTCACCGTCCACGACGGCAGCGGCCGGCAGCTCTATCCGCTCTCGGCCGGCGAGCGCGGCACCGGCTGGATGAAGCTCACGGCACGCGGGCGGGCCGCGCACGGCTCCCGGCCCAACCGGGAGAACGCGGTCACCCGCCTCGCCGCCGCCGTCACCCGGATCGGCGCCCACGAGTGGCCGATCCGTCTGACCCCCACGGTCCGCGCCGCCCTCACCGAACTCGCCGCCCTGTACGGCCTCGACGCCGACCTGGACGACGTGGACGGCCTGCTTCAGAAGCTCGGCCCGGTCGCCAAGCTGGTGGAGGCGACCGTCCGCAACAGCGCCAACCCGACCATGCTGGAGGCCGGTTACAAGGTCAACGTCATCCCGGGTCAGGCCGTGGCCTACGTCGACGGCCGCTATCTGCCGGGCTTCGAGGACGAGTTCCGCGCCACGATGGACCGGCTCACCGGACCCGACGTCGACTGGGAGTTCCACCACCACGAGGTGGCCCTCCAGTCGCCCGTCGACTCACCGACGTACGCCCGTATGCGCGCCGCCGTCGAGGAGTTCGCGCCCGAGGGGCACGTGGTGCCGTACTGCACGCCCGGCGGCACGGACGCCAAGCAGTTCTCCCGCCTCGGCATCACCGGCTACGGCTTCTCGCCGCTGAAGCTGCCGGAGGGCTACGACTACGGGGCCATGTTCCACGGCGTCGACGAGCGGGTGCCCGTCGAGGCACTGCACTTCGGCGTCCGGGTGCTCGACCGCTTTCTGCGCACGGCCTAG
- a CDS encoding M55 family metallopeptidase, producing the protein MKILISADMEGATGVTWPADVLPGTPQWERCRGMFTSDVDAAVLGFFDGGADEVLVNEAHWTMRNLLLEQLDERVEMLTGRHKALSMVEGVQHGDVDGIAFVGYHAGAGMDGILAHTYLANQITGVWLNDVRASEGLLNAHVVAEYGVPVVLVTGDDVACEDALGYAPEALKVAVKDHVSRYAAVCRTPARTAADIRAAAKEAAALAVRQKPVDDGPFTMAVEFDAEHLAMAATVVPGVARVGERKVAYTSERMYEGIRTFKAVTTIVSAAVEEQYG; encoded by the coding sequence ATGAAGATCCTCATCAGCGCCGACATGGAGGGCGCCACCGGCGTGACCTGGCCGGCCGACGTGCTGCCGGGGACGCCGCAGTGGGAGCGGTGCCGGGGGATGTTCACCTCGGACGTCGACGCCGCCGTGCTGGGCTTCTTCGACGGGGGTGCCGACGAGGTCCTCGTCAACGAGGCGCACTGGACGATGCGCAATCTGCTGCTCGAACAACTGGACGAGCGGGTCGAGATGCTCACCGGACGGCACAAGGCGCTCTCCATGGTGGAGGGCGTGCAGCACGGGGACGTGGACGGCATCGCCTTCGTCGGCTACCACGCCGGCGCCGGAATGGACGGCATCCTCGCCCACACCTACCTCGCGAACCAGATCACCGGGGTGTGGCTGAACGACGTACGCGCCAGCGAGGGCCTGCTGAACGCGCACGTCGTCGCCGAGTACGGCGTGCCCGTCGTGCTCGTCACCGGCGACGACGTGGCCTGCGAGGACGCGCTCGGATACGCGCCGGAGGCGCTGAAGGTCGCCGTCAAGGACCACGTCTCGCGCTACGCCGCCGTGTGCCGCACGCCGGCCAGGACCGCCGCGGACATTCGTGCCGCCGCCAAGGAGGCGGCCGCTCTGGCGGTCCGTCAGAAGCCGGTCGACGACGGCCCGTTCACCATGGCCGTCGAGTTCGACGCCGAGCACCTCGCGATGGCCGCCACCGTCGTCCCCGGCGTCGCACGTGTCGGCGAGCGAAAGGTGGCGTACACCAGCGAGCGGATGTACGAGGGAATCCGTACTTTCAAGGCGGTCACCACGATCGTCTCGGCCGCGGTGGAGGAGCAGTATGGCTGA
- a CDS encoding energy-coupling factor ABC transporter permease — translation MHIAEGFLPPAHAVAWGVASAPFVVHGVRSLTREVREHPESTLLLGASGAFTFVLSALKLPSVTGSCSHPTGTGLGAILFRPPIMAVLGTITLLFQALLLAHGGLTTLGANVFSMAIVGPWAGYAVYKLLRRYDVPLMVAVFFGAFVADLSTYCVTSVQLALAFPDPGSGFLGALGKFGSIFAVTQIPLAVSEGLLTVLVMRLLVQSSKGELTRLGVLLAKKQSRSETEAVAR, via the coding sequence ATGCACATAGCCGAGGGTTTCCTGCCTCCGGCGCACGCGGTCGCCTGGGGCGTCGCGTCGGCGCCGTTCGTCGTCCACGGAGTCCGTTCACTCACCCGTGAGGTCAGGGAGCATCCCGAGAGCACGCTGCTCCTCGGCGCCTCCGGGGCCTTCACCTTCGTCCTGTCCGCGCTGAAGCTGCCCTCGGTGACCGGCAGTTGCTCGCATCCGACCGGAACCGGACTCGGCGCCATCCTGTTCCGGCCGCCGATCATGGCGGTCCTGGGCACCATCACCCTGCTCTTCCAGGCGCTGCTGCTCGCGCACGGCGGCCTGACCACGCTCGGCGCGAACGTCTTCTCGATGGCGATCGTGGGGCCCTGGGCCGGATACGCGGTCTACAAGCTGCTGCGGCGGTACGACGTGCCGCTGATGGTCGCCGTCTTCTTCGGAGCGTTCGTCGCCGACCTGTCCACCTACTGCGTCACCAGTGTCCAGCTCGCGCTCGCCTTCCCCGACCCGGGCAGCGGATTCCTGGGTGCGCTCGGCAAGTTCGGCTCCATCTTCGCCGTCACCCAGATCCCGCTCGCGGTGAGCGAGGGCCTGCTGACGGTGCTCGTGATGCGGCTGCTGGTGCAGTCCAGCAAGGGCGAACTGACCCGGCTGGGTGTGCTCCTCGCCAAGAAGCAGTCCCGGAGCGAGACCGAGGCGGTGGCCCGATGA
- a CDS encoding energy-coupling factor ABC transporter substrate-binding protein: MSKNTKINILLLAVVAALAVLPLALGLGDHKEEPFTGADGEAETAITEIEPDYEPWFSPLYEPPSGEIESALFSLQAALGAGVLAYYFGLHRGRRQGEQRALERQRDAEKPKADGV; the protein is encoded by the coding sequence ATGAGTAAGAACACGAAGATCAACATCCTGCTGCTGGCCGTCGTGGCCGCGCTCGCCGTGCTGCCGCTCGCGCTCGGGCTCGGCGACCACAAGGAGGAGCCGTTCACGGGGGCCGACGGCGAGGCGGAGACGGCGATCACCGAGATCGAGCCGGACTACGAGCCCTGGTTCTCGCCGCTGTACGAGCCGCCGTCCGGTGAGATCGAGTCGGCGCTGTTCTCCCTCCAGGCGGCCCTCGGTGCCGGGGTTCTGGCCTACTACTTCGGTCTGCACCGGGGCCGGCGGCAGGGCGAGCAGCGGGCGCTGGAGCGGCAGCGGGACGCCGAGAAGCCGAAGGCCGACGGGGTCTGA
- the cbiQ gene encoding cobalt ECF transporter T component CbiQ, with product MLPIDAAAHSSRWRRRHPVDKAVLGLGLTVLAISLPPWPGAALVLVTALTVLLGPAGVPGRRLWRAYRVPLGFCVTGAATLLVQVGGPQGFVSLADDGHLRAGELLLRTSAASLGVLLFAFTTPMSDLLPRLVKAGVPAPVVDVALVTYRMSFLLLDSMRRVRDAQAARLGHTTRAATWRSLAGLGATAFVRSFDRASRLHAGLAGRGYDGTLRVLVPEARVSVRFTAASCALLAALAALTLVLEKALP from the coding sequence GTGCTGCCGATCGACGCGGCGGCGCACAGCAGTCGCTGGCGCCGCCGTCACCCCGTGGACAAGGCCGTGCTCGGGCTCGGCCTGACCGTGCTCGCGATCTCGCTGCCGCCCTGGCCGGGCGCCGCGCTGGTCCTGGTCACCGCACTCACCGTGCTGCTGGGTCCGGCGGGCGTGCCGGGACGGCGGCTGTGGCGGGCCTATCGCGTGCCGCTGGGCTTCTGCGTGACCGGCGCGGCCACGCTGCTCGTACAGGTCGGCGGGCCGCAGGGCTTCGTGTCCCTGGCCGATGACGGCCACCTGCGGGCCGGTGAGCTGCTGCTGCGCACCTCGGCGGCCTCGCTCGGAGTGCTGCTGTTCGCGTTCACCACCCCGATGTCCGACCTGCTGCCCCGCCTGGTGAAGGCCGGGGTGCCCGCACCCGTGGTGGACGTCGCCCTGGTGACGTACCGCATGAGCTTCCTGCTGCTCGACTCGATGCGCCGCGTACGGGACGCCCAGGCCGCCCGGCTCGGGCACACCACCCGGGCCGCCACCTGGCGTTCGCTCGCCGGGCTCGGCGCCACCGCCTTCGTGCGGTCCTTCGACCGGGCCTCCCGGCTGCACGCCGGGCTCGCCGGGCGGGGCTACGACGGCACCCTGCGTGTCCTGGTGCCCGAGGCCCGGGTCTCCGTCCGTTTCACGGCCGCGAGTTGCGCCCTGCTCGCAGCGCTGGCCGCCCTCACCCTCGTACTGGAGAAGGCCCTGCCATGA
- a CDS encoding ATP-binding cassette domain-containing protein: protein MSEPTALVALRGASYAYEDGPVVLSGLDFDVPEGRALALLGRNGSGKTTLMRLLSGGLRPHEGRLTVQGAPVAYDRKGLTRLRTTVQLVVQDPDDQLFAASVAQDVSFGPLNLGLPDAEVRARVDEALAALDIAALADRPTHLLSYGQRKRTAIAGAVAMRPRVLILDEPTAGLDPDGQERLLATLDELRAGGTTVVMATHDVDLALRWADDAALLTPSGVRTGPAPSMLARTDLLRQAGLRLPWGVAAARFLRAQGLLDDAAPGPRDADELAALAGAHTTTTLPADG from the coding sequence ATGAGCGAGCCCACCGCACTGGTCGCCCTGCGGGGCGCGTCCTACGCCTACGAGGACGGCCCCGTCGTGCTCAGCGGCCTCGACTTCGACGTGCCCGAGGGGCGCGCGCTGGCGCTGCTGGGCCGCAACGGCAGCGGCAAGACCACGCTGATGCGGCTGCTCAGCGGCGGGCTCAGGCCGCACGAGGGGCGGTTGACGGTGCAGGGCGCGCCGGTCGCGTACGACCGCAAGGGGCTGACCCGGCTGCGCACGACCGTCCAGCTCGTGGTGCAGGACCCCGACGACCAGCTCTTCGCCGCGTCCGTCGCACAGGACGTCTCCTTCGGCCCGCTCAACCTCGGCCTGCCCGACGCCGAGGTGCGGGCCAGGGTCGACGAGGCGCTCGCCGCGCTGGACATCGCCGCGCTGGCCGACCGGCCCACGCATCTGCTGTCGTACGGGCAGCGCAAGCGCACCGCCATCGCCGGGGCGGTCGCGATGCGGCCCCGGGTGCTGATCCTCGACGAGCCGACGGCCGGACTCGACCCCGACGGCCAGGAACGGCTGCTCGCCACCCTCGACGAGCTGCGCGCGGGCGGCACCACGGTCGTGATGGCCACCCACGACGTCGACCTCGCCCTGCGCTGGGCCGACGACGCGGCGCTCCTGACCCCCTCCGGTGTCCGCACCGGCCCCGCGCCCTCGATGCTGGCCCGCACCGATCTGCTCCGGCAGGCGGGGCTGCGGCTGCCGTGGGGGGTGGCGGCGGCCCGGTTCCTGCGCGCCCAGGGGCTGTTGGACGACGCCGCACCCGGTCCACGCGACGCGGACGAGCTGGCCGCGCTGGCGGGCGCGCACACCACGACCACGCTGCCGGCCGACGGCTGA